A window from Photobacterium sp. DA100 encodes these proteins:
- a CDS encoding AraC family transcriptional regulator, whose product MSITYQLKSHQKHGHLKFAYVDGHHHCDFAVHKHDFSELFLVVSGSGKHTVAQHEYPLNKGDVFVINGDIEHGFRDVDKLKIINLMFDPQTPFFESPSMRQLSGYQAMFKVEPIARQTTEYQAKLTLDRQQLPEIERLLAALKNEYHAALPGFEVMLTSLMQQLVIALARMYQDQSQELPQTTLALSRALVFIEQHFNDAEVSSDLIAKAAFISKRQLERLFRQFLDTSPNHYLREVQLHYATKLLCDERNSSIQGVAEQCGFADSNYFSKCFKQKFNQSPRAYRKSHLFLEEN is encoded by the coding sequence ATGAGCATTACCTATCAGCTCAAATCACATCAGAAGCACGGACACCTTAAATTTGCCTATGTAGATGGCCATCATCACTGTGACTTTGCCGTCCACAAACATGACTTCTCCGAGTTGTTTCTGGTGGTGAGTGGCAGCGGCAAGCACACGGTCGCTCAGCACGAATATCCGCTCAACAAAGGGGATGTGTTTGTGATCAATGGTGACATCGAACATGGATTCAGAGATGTGGACAAGCTGAAGATCATAAACTTGATGTTTGATCCTCAAACGCCGTTCTTCGAGAGCCCATCAATGCGCCAATTGTCCGGCTACCAGGCGATGTTCAAAGTCGAGCCAATCGCTCGGCAAACCACGGAATACCAGGCGAAGCTTACCCTCGACAGACAGCAGTTGCCTGAAATAGAGCGCTTACTTGCCGCACTGAAAAATGAGTACCATGCTGCTTTGCCAGGCTTTGAAGTCATGCTGACCAGTTTGATGCAGCAACTGGTGATTGCGCTTGCTCGGATGTACCAAGATCAAAGCCAAGAACTACCGCAGACCACTTTGGCATTAAGTCGGGCTTTGGTGTTTATCGAGCAACATTTTAATGACGCAGAGGTGAGTAGTGATCTGATTGCCAAAGCGGCCTTCATTAGTAAGCGGCAATTGGAGCGCTTGTTCCGGCAGTTTCTTGATACTTCACCGAATCACTATCTCAGGGAGGTCCAGCTTCATTACGCGACAAAACTACTGTGCGATGAGCGTAACAGCTCCATCCAGGGAGTTGCAGAGCAGTGCGGCTTTGCTGATAGCAACTACTTTTCGAAGTGCTTTAAACAGAAGTTCAATCAGAGCCCAAGAGCGTACCGAAAGAGTCATCTTTTTCTGGAGGAAAACTAA
- a CDS encoding outer membrane beta-barrel protein — translation MSNLKSAKLLKLKVFMPYLSIITISLMVFYSSQSRADTDYFVGGGVGYQDDKLDGGRATNGEDAVVQLNAGLTINSEHRVTATYSYKDKFKQSLFFASYDYLYDLSNKVSLNGGFLLGVGYNDIASETSVDFIRGLQVGTTYHINKDWSTDLTYRYIHQDFDEEGVDIDNSQQIVIIANYHF, via the coding sequence ATGTCCAATCTTAAAAGTGCCAAGCTACTGAAGTTAAAGGTATTCATGCCGTATCTCAGTATCATTACGATTTCTCTTATGGTTTTTTATTCATCCCAGTCAAGAGCGGATACGGATTATTTTGTCGGCGGTGGCGTTGGCTACCAAGATGACAAACTAGATGGAGGAAGGGCAACTAATGGCGAAGATGCAGTCGTTCAACTGAATGCGGGGTTGACCATAAACTCTGAGCATAGAGTAACGGCAACCTACAGTTACAAGGATAAGTTCAAACAAAGCCTGTTTTTTGCATCATATGATTATCTCTATGATTTAAGTAATAAGGTCTCTTTGAATGGCGGTTTTTTATTAGGTGTCGGATATAACGATATTGCTAGTGAGACATCCGTTGACTTTATAAGGGGGCTGCAGGTCGGAACAACTTACCATATCAATAAAGACTGGAGTACAGATCTTACTTATCGATATATACACCAAGACTTTGATGAAGAGGGTGTCGATATAGATAATAGTCAGCAGATTGTAATTATTGCCAATTATCATTTTTAG
- a CDS encoding GNAT family N-acetyltransferase: MAINHNVIHDKENQTYFVDLVDGYQAKVSYQISGNVLTVDHSSVPEALRGQGYAGTMLEAVLETIAQEGYKIIPQCSYVVHYMNKHDEWQHLLAEVES, from the coding sequence ATGGCCATCAATCACAATGTCATTCACGACAAGGAAAACCAAACCTATTTTGTTGATCTGGTCGATGGCTACCAAGCCAAAGTCAGTTACCAGATCTCGGGTAATGTCCTCACTGTCGATCACTCATCGGTGCCTGAAGCCCTAAGAGGGCAAGGCTATGCCGGTACCATGCTGGAAGCGGTGCTGGAGACTATTGCACAAGAAGGTTATAAAATTATCCCGCAATGTAGCTATGTTGTTCATTACATGAACAAGCATGATGAATGGCAGCATTTGTTGGCAGAGGTAGAATCCTAG
- a CDS encoding alkene reductase produces MKDALFQPMRLGKASLKNRIVMPPMTRSRATQPGNIANDMMATYYAQRADAGLIVAEGTQISEMGQGYAWTPGIYTQEQIAGWKKVTDAVHAKGGVIYAQLWHVGRVTHPANIGGQQPISSSALKAENVKVFIDDGNNAPGFVDVVEPREMTKDDIRHVIGEYRQAALNAIEAGFDGIELHAANGYLVNQFIDSEANNRTDEYGGSIENRLRFLAEVVEAMTNAIGAERVGVRLAPFTSLNGTVDKSPVETYTAAAALLNKLNVVYLHIAEVDWDDAPETPPAFKQAIREAYKGTIIYAGRYNAENGAKAIAEGIADMIGFGRPFIANPDLPSRIMNDYPLAPHDPETLFGGAEKGLLDYPEYQTR; encoded by the coding sequence ATGAAAGACGCACTATTTCAGCCAATGCGCCTTGGCAAAGCATCACTAAAAAACCGTATCGTCATGCCACCAATGACCCGCTCAAGGGCCACCCAACCGGGTAACATTGCGAACGACATGATGGCGACTTACTACGCCCAGCGTGCCGATGCCGGCCTGATTGTCGCCGAAGGTACCCAAATATCCGAAATGGGCCAAGGCTATGCGTGGACACCGGGTATCTATACCCAAGAACAGATAGCTGGCTGGAAAAAAGTGACCGATGCGGTTCACGCTAAAGGCGGTGTTATCTATGCCCAACTTTGGCATGTTGGCCGTGTTACCCACCCTGCCAATATTGGCGGCCAGCAGCCAATTTCATCTTCAGCGCTAAAAGCTGAGAATGTGAAAGTATTTATCGACGACGGAAACAATGCCCCTGGTTTTGTCGACGTGGTAGAACCACGCGAGATGACCAAAGACGATATCAGGCATGTTATCGGTGAGTACCGCCAAGCTGCGCTCAATGCCATTGAGGCGGGTTTTGACGGAATTGAGCTGCACGCAGCCAACGGTTACCTGGTAAACCAATTTATCGACTCTGAGGCGAACAACCGCACAGATGAATACGGTGGCTCTATCGAAAACCGCTTGCGCTTTCTCGCTGAAGTTGTGGAGGCCATGACCAATGCCATCGGTGCAGAGCGTGTTGGTGTTCGCCTTGCACCCTTTACCTCACTCAACGGTACTGTTGATAAGAGCCCGGTGGAAACTTATACCGCAGCTGCTGCCCTTTTGAACAAACTGAATGTGGTATACCTTCACATTGCAGAAGTTGACTGGGATGACGCACCGGAAACACCACCAGCATTTAAGCAAGCGATCCGCGAGGCATACAAGGGAACGATCATCTATGCCGGACGTTACAATGCAGAAAATGGGGCCAAGGCGATCGCTGAAGGTATTGCCGACATGATTGGCTTTGGCCGTCCATTTATTGCCAACCCTGATCTACCAAGCCGTATCATGAATGACTACCCGCTTGCTCCGCACGATCCGGAAACGCTATTCGGTGGTGCGGAAAAAGGGTTGCTTGACTACCCTGAATATCAAACACGGTAA
- the gloA gene encoding lactoylglutathione lyase, whose amino-acid sequence MKFLHTMIRVSDLETSIAFYTKVLGMQVLDRFENTEYRYSLVFVGYDKNGPTIELTYNWDTDSYELGTGFGHLALGVDDIYQTCDQIKAAGGNVTREPGPMLGGTTHIAFVKDPDGYAIELIQTSK is encoded by the coding sequence ATGAAATTCCTCCATACCATGATCCGTGTTTCCGATCTCGAAACGTCCATCGCGTTTTACACCAAGGTGTTGGGCATGCAGGTTCTCGACCGTTTCGAAAACACAGAATATCGCTACTCGCTTGTGTTCGTTGGCTATGACAAAAATGGCCCAACTATCGAGCTGACCTATAACTGGGACACCGACTCTTACGAGCTCGGCACCGGCTTTGGACATCTCGCTTTAGGGGTTGATGACATTTACCAAACTTGCGATCAGATCAAAGCCGCTGGCGGTAACGTGACCCGTGAGCCCGGGCCGATGCTTGGTGGCACAACGCACATTGCCTTTGTTAAAGATCCCGATGGCTACGCTATCGAACTCATCCAGACAAGCAAATAA
- a CDS encoding beta-eliminating lyase-related protein, producing MNKELRNQCHTVLPGNRDESPANHFKKMAQWCEQHDIKHDTYGDGALIQSFEQKIADLLGFEAGLFVISGTMAQVTALELVCRQKRNPIVAMHESSHITRFERQGYQLQNRFNILPVGNMFKPWTLDDLQKWPDEISAALYELPMRELGGQLPAWDELKAIKQHCQLHNIHLHMDGARLWETAAYYQKSYQEIAHGFNSAYVSLYKGINGLGGSMLLGDKAFIELADMWMKRQGGNVYHRTPYVVSAAMQFDERIGMMPALFEKTKDIYSLLSEFPQLGVNPTQPQANMLHLILPLSYESTVKLCQDLAEHQGIWLGSPQIAQHPAQSVIEWYIGDNLLAIPLEQLRSIFQYIVDQL from the coding sequence ATGAACAAGGAATTGCGCAACCAATGCCACACCGTATTACCCGGTAACCGTGATGAATCCCCCGCTAATCATTTTAAGAAAATGGCCCAATGGTGTGAACAACACGACATCAAACACGATACCTATGGGGATGGTGCGCTCATCCAGTCATTTGAACAAAAAATTGCCGACCTGCTGGGGTTCGAGGCCGGACTATTTGTGATCAGCGGTACCATGGCTCAGGTGACAGCCCTTGAGTTGGTGTGCCGGCAAAAACGCAACCCCATTGTTGCCATGCACGAGTCCAGCCATATCACACGCTTCGAAAGGCAGGGTTACCAGCTACAAAACCGCTTTAACATTCTGCCAGTCGGCAACATGTTCAAACCATGGACCTTGGATGATTTACAAAAATGGCCCGACGAAATATCTGCAGCCCTATATGAATTACCGATGCGGGAGCTGGGGGGACAATTACCAGCCTGGGATGAATTGAAAGCCATCAAGCAACACTGCCAACTCCATAATATCCACTTACATATGGATGGCGCCAGACTGTGGGAAACAGCGGCTTATTATCAAAAGTCTTACCAAGAAATTGCCCATGGATTTAACAGTGCCTATGTCTCTCTCTACAAAGGCATCAATGGGCTTGGCGGCTCCATGCTGCTGGGCGATAAAGCGTTTATTGAGCTGGCCGATATGTGGATGAAAAGACAAGGTGGGAATGTTTATCACCGCACACCCTATGTTGTCTCTGCCGCCATGCAGTTTGATGAGCGTATCGGTATGATGCCCGCCTTATTCGAGAAGACTAAGGACATCTACTCGCTGCTGTCGGAGTTTCCCCAGCTCGGAGTCAACCCAACCCAGCCACAGGCCAATATGCTGCACTTGATCCTTCCCCTGAGCTACGAGAGCACGGTGAAACTATGCCAAGATTTAGCCGAGCATCAAGGGATCTGGCTGGGCAGCCCACAAATCGCCCAGCACCCGGCCCAATCGGTGATTGAATGGTACATCGGAGATAACTTGCTTGCTATACCACTCGAGCAACTACGGAGTATCTTCCAATACATCGTAGATCAACTCTAA
- a CDS encoding helix-turn-helix transcriptional regulator gives MNKIYQPLFDNNNPPADVFFGHEVFLPNTTTPSHSHPWGQLQIINGGILELKAEDKRFLSPSQYAVWVPAGIEHESFMRRSLNYCSMNITHPLASPLPDYPCLLEVSPIMEAIINDLKARRLTVAESEQDKRLIAVLLDQVYQAKEHEQFLPTSNDKLLKPILNELERNPMSEKTLKDWAQILHTTERTLARHCQDKLGMSFTEWRQRRKFLYSLHLLRKGSSVKEVALTLGYHQASPFITLFKRHAQCTPEQYRQRFFANSE, from the coding sequence ATGAATAAAATCTACCAGCCGCTTTTTGATAACAATAACCCGCCCGCTGACGTTTTTTTCGGTCACGAGGTGTTCTTACCCAACACGACAACGCCAAGCCACAGCCACCCATGGGGACAGCTACAGATCATCAACGGTGGGATTTTGGAGCTGAAAGCGGAAGACAAACGCTTCCTGTCACCTTCTCAGTATGCTGTTTGGGTACCCGCTGGGATAGAACACGAAAGCTTCATGCGTCGTAGCCTGAATTATTGTTCGATGAACATTACTCATCCGTTAGCGTCACCACTTCCCGACTACCCATGCCTACTTGAAGTCAGCCCAATCATGGAAGCTATTATCAACGACTTGAAGGCCCGACGGTTGACCGTGGCAGAATCGGAGCAAGACAAAAGACTGATCGCTGTTTTACTTGATCAGGTTTACCAAGCCAAAGAGCACGAGCAGTTTTTACCAACCAGCAACGATAAGCTGCTCAAACCTATCCTCAATGAACTTGAGCGCAATCCTATGTCGGAAAAAACATTAAAGGACTGGGCACAGATACTCCACACCACAGAAAGAACGCTAGCCCGGCACTGCCAGGATAAGCTCGGAATGAGCTTTACCGAGTGGCGGCAACGACGCAAGTTCCTCTATTCATTGCATTTGCTGCGCAAAGGTTCTTCGGTAAAAGAGGTGGCATTAACCTTGGGCTACCATCAAGCATCGCCATTTATTACCCTGTTCAAGCGCCATGCTCAATGTACTCCCGAACAATACCGCCAGCGCTTCTTTGCCAACTCGGAATAA
- a CDS encoding MBL fold metallo-hydrolase, whose product MTASIEAFFHSPTSTLSYVVYDMAGGHCAVIDSALDFDLSSGVVSTEFADEIIAYIRRNQLSLDWVLETHAHADHLTAASYIKSKLGGKIGVGCHIEDVKAVFDPVFAMGSNNQAGAVSDQYFDHYFKDKEEFSIGMLTVTVVETPGHTSDSVTYLVNQNAFIGDTLFMPDFGSARCDFPGGDAKQLFGSIQRLYTLPDSTRLWVCHDYQPGGRELEYQTTVGESKLNNIHITGETSENEFVQFRSERDKQLNVPKLLYPAIQVNIRAGVLPEAFIKIPISKTF is encoded by the coding sequence ATGACAGCTTCCATAGAGGCTTTTTTTCATAGTCCGACATCAACACTGAGTTACGTGGTTTACGATATGGCAGGCGGCCACTGCGCAGTGATTGATAGCGCGTTAGACTTCGATTTATCTTCTGGTGTTGTGAGTACAGAGTTCGCCGACGAAATCATTGCCTATATCAGGCGCAACCAACTCAGCCTTGATTGGGTGTTGGAAACCCACGCTCATGCCGATCATTTAACCGCTGCCAGCTATATCAAATCAAAATTGGGTGGAAAAATCGGGGTTGGCTGCCATATCGAAGACGTAAAAGCGGTTTTTGATCCTGTCTTTGCGATGGGGAGTAACAATCAGGCAGGTGCGGTCAGTGATCAGTATTTTGATCACTATTTTAAGGATAAAGAAGAGTTTTCCATCGGTATGCTAACGGTGACTGTTGTTGAAACACCGGGTCATACCAGTGACAGTGTCACCTATCTGGTTAACCAAAATGCGTTTATTGGCGACACCTTATTCATGCCTGATTTTGGCTCAGCGCGTTGTGATTTCCCCGGCGGCGATGCGAAACAGCTGTTTGGCAGTATTCAACGTCTCTATACACTGCCGGATTCGACCCGGCTGTGGGTGTGTCACGATTACCAGCCGGGGGGACGGGAGCTGGAATATCAAACTACTGTTGGAGAGAGTAAATTAAACAATATTCATATAACTGGCGAGACATCAGAAAATGAATTCGTCCAGTTTCGTTCTGAGCGCGATAAACAATTGAATGTACCTAAGTTATTATACCCAGCCATACAAGTTAATATTCGTGCAGGTGTGTTACCTGAAGCCTTTATTAAGATACCAATATCGAAAACATTTTAG
- a CDS encoding DUF4382 domain-containing protein — MTIYKTLPVLAVATLLSACGSDSSGDSTQYAKVSFSVSDAPVDSMSEVVVAFDKLELKHENGNSYIIDVDHDDEGNDYQQLDLLDYQGTDAALIITEHTLPAGVYKEMIVHTKPGDMNWVKDDDTSGEYDLKIPSNKLRLGGFEVTPEDDNTVQGFTIEFDLRQSLVERGNAGKNGYNLKPHGVKIVDNRQAASLWGKVDFALFDAGEGCAYDTGNFVYLYPEHSLDDYQLADNFDPLDEDFNGEIPVGEYVLPYASAAVDESGDYAFGYIPAGDYTVAFTCNAVDDDPIQYDSEIIIANPENQRFEITLDKMQEKEFNFNFTL, encoded by the coding sequence ATGACAATTTATAAAACCTTACCCGTACTAGCCGTGGCAACGTTGCTTTCAGCTTGCGGAAGCGACAGCAGTGGCGATTCTACCCAGTATGCCAAAGTTTCTTTCAGCGTGTCTGATGCGCCGGTTGATTCGATGTCTGAAGTCGTGGTGGCTTTTGATAAACTTGAGCTTAAGCACGAGAATGGCAACTCTTACATCATTGACGTTGATCACGACGATGAAGGTAATGACTACCAGCAACTTGACTTGCTTGATTACCAAGGTACAGATGCGGCACTGATTATCACAGAGCACACGCTTCCTGCCGGTGTGTATAAGGAAATGATTGTCCATACCAAGCCTGGTGATATGAACTGGGTGAAAGATGATGACACATCGGGTGAGTATGATCTAAAAATCCCGAGCAATAAACTGAGACTGGGTGGCTTTGAAGTCACTCCGGAAGACGACAATACCGTCCAGGGCTTTACCATTGAGTTTGACCTGCGCCAGTCGCTGGTTGAGCGAGGTAATGCCGGTAAAAATGGTTACAATCTAAAACCTCATGGGGTGAAGATTGTCGACAATCGCCAGGCGGCATCGCTGTGGGGCAAGGTAGACTTTGCTCTATTTGATGCGGGCGAAGGCTGTGCTTATGACACCGGTAACTTTGTTTATTTATATCCTGAACATTCGTTAGATGACTATCAATTAGCGGACAATTTTGATCCCCTTGATGAAGACTTTAATGGTGAAATTCCAGTAGGTGAATATGTTTTGCCATATGCATCAGCAGCTGTAGATGAGAGTGGCGACTACGCATTCGGTTATATTCCTGCGGGTGACTATACCGTCGCCTTTACGTGTAATGCAGTCGATGATGATCCTATCCAATATGATAGCGAGATCATTATTGCCAACCCTGAAAATCAGCGGTTCGAAATCACATTGGATAAAATGCAAGAAAAAGAATTTAACTTCAATTTCACTCTATAA
- a CDS encoding DUF1501 domain-containing protein — MNLSRRDFIKTAAFASSATALPLSLTLPTQALANDNSDYKAMVCLFLFGGNDSFNMVVPNSTANYTNYVNARPDIHLSTAEIIGIPGFTDESGQAIALNGSMPELAQLMMAGSATTVVNVGTLLEPTTKANLGAVKSPPNLGAHNKQQLAWQRSWNTSQYHPYGWAGMMMELLASGSEVVSPKMSFSGNELMNSLTGSDLRISAEGLRAMSPLAINSINNNVQKLLDNNTGSPFAKSYLQRFQDVIDFQTSLNDTLEQFPEDQSIPASYLGKQFRMVKRLIQSSTNLSQGRQVFFVSIGGFDNHSNQRGKHDGILAQIDAALSAFYRSLEADQLHEKVTTFTMSDFGRTIENNSNRGTDHGWGSNQIILGGQVIGGKAYGQYPDFIRDGANANGNKFIPSTSSEQMAATMCKWFGLSDNSVDYIFPSLNPDNTNAFPSRYLGFLGEVTEPPATPVKLAIAGVSASETRVDHTPEMAVDGDSTTKWTAKGLGITFTLELTQMANLREIKWSQAKGDVRQYFVDIAVSSDGLNYSPLSSIVTPGTTTGLVSNPINANEVKYIQLTCNGNNDPVNSSLTSWNNFQEIEVWGN; from the coding sequence ATGAATTTATCAAGACGCGATTTTATTAAAACAGCTGCGTTTGCTTCCTCGGCCACAGCTTTACCACTGTCTCTGACTTTACCAACACAAGCATTAGCAAACGACAACAGTGATTACAAAGCCATGGTCTGCCTGTTCCTATTCGGAGGCAATGATTCGTTCAATATGGTGGTCCCTAACTCAACTGCTAACTACACCAATTATGTCAATGCCCGTCCGGATATCCATCTCAGCACCGCTGAGATTATAGGAATACCGGGTTTTACCGATGAGAGCGGACAGGCAATAGCACTTAATGGCAGCATGCCTGAACTTGCTCAATTGATGATGGCAGGTTCAGCAACTACTGTCGTCAATGTGGGTACGCTTCTTGAGCCAACCACAAAAGCCAACCTCGGTGCTGTCAAGTCCCCCCCAAATCTAGGAGCCCATAATAAACAGCAACTGGCTTGGCAGCGCAGCTGGAATACGAGCCAATATCATCCATACGGATGGGCTGGCATGATGATGGAGCTACTCGCTTCCGGCTCTGAAGTGGTTTCACCTAAAATGTCCTTCAGTGGCAACGAACTAATGAATAGCCTAACAGGTTCTGATCTGCGTATTAGTGCTGAGGGGCTACGTGCAATGTCACCACTTGCAATTAACTCTATTAATAACAATGTGCAAAAGCTTCTTGATAACAATACCGGCTCACCTTTTGCCAAAAGCTACTTACAGCGTTTTCAGGACGTCATTGACTTTCAAACCTCACTTAACGATACGTTAGAGCAATTCCCTGAAGACCAGAGCATTCCCGCGAGTTATTTAGGAAAGCAATTTAGAATGGTCAAGCGATTGATACAATCAAGCACTAATCTTAGCCAAGGTCGCCAAGTCTTTTTTGTCTCTATCGGTGGTTTTGACAATCACAGTAACCAACGGGGCAAACACGATGGTATCCTCGCGCAAATTGATGCGGCACTCAGTGCCTTCTATCGTTCACTGGAAGCCGATCAGCTACATGAAAAAGTGACCACTTTTACAATGTCTGATTTTGGCCGGACAATAGAAAATAATAGTAACCGCGGTACCGACCATGGCTGGGGAAGTAACCAAATTATTTTAGGCGGACAAGTTATAGGTGGTAAGGCTTACGGTCAATATCCAGACTTTATTCGTGACGGTGCAAATGCAAATGGCAATAAGTTTATCCCGTCCACCTCGTCTGAACAGATGGCAGCGACAATGTGCAAATGGTTCGGCCTGTCCGATAACAGTGTCGACTATATTTTCCCTAGCCTAAACCCAGACAACACCAATGCCTTCCCGAGCCGTTACCTTGGCTTCCTTGGCGAAGTCACTGAACCACCAGCCACTCCGGTCAAATTGGCAATTGCTGGCGTTTCCGCATCAGAAACCCGGGTTGACCACACACCGGAAATGGCAGTAGACGGCGATAGCACGACAAAATGGACGGCAAAAGGTTTGGGGATCACCTTCACCTTGGAACTCACTCAGATGGCTAACTTAAGAGAGATAAAATGGTCTCAGGCCAAAGGGGATGTTCGCCAGTACTTCGTCGACATTGCCGTAAGTAGTGACGGCCTCAATTATTCACCGCTTTCCAGTATTGTCACCCCAGGGACAACAACCGGTTTAGTGAGTAACCCAATCAATGCCAACGAAGTGAAATATATTCAGCTGACGTGTAACGGTAATAATGACCCGGTCAACTCCAGTCTAACGAGCTGGAATAATTTCCAAGAGATAGAAGTGTGGGGTAATTAA
- a CDS encoding DUF1800 family protein has protein sequence MEGLTYRQASRFLDMATMGTKKGEIEDFLSLDNRTSWINSQLTEPYESHKERTLYQAQQRGSSSTTQEMRVCAWFDIALWKGAQLRQRMAFALSQILVVGDRDAQLAPYPTEMAHYYDILTQYAFSDYKTLLYHVTRSPIMGHYLTMVGNLPKSRTGVNPDQNYAREIMQLFTIGLEQLNLNGTPRLGDDNQPIPTYDDSDIENMARVFTGWFMDGSSMEKPMVAYDDSHDMEAKKILGAEFPAGVGAEAELDQVLDLLVNHPNTAPFISTLLIKRFVTSNPRPEYVERVASVFRNTGGNLGEVITAILTDAEVLKENDLHVAKMREPILAMTYFYRALDAKPGSGGVIAFDAMLYQETFNQYPLGSPSVFNFYSPDHLPSGALEANNLTSPELEIIDWNQVIKLSNIAWKVVHDNGYKTSSNSKQELYPVVSDFTSVSSDYTSLSDLIAKRFLHGDISADLAPRLEGLWNAKSSNNKPYAVAAMLYFAFISPSFMVQE, from the coding sequence ATGGAAGGATTAACATACCGCCAGGCATCCAGATTCTTGGATATGGCAACGATGGGGACAAAAAAAGGAGAGATCGAGGATTTTCTTAGCCTCGATAACCGCACCAGCTGGATTAACAGCCAACTCACCGAACCCTATGAAAGCCACAAAGAACGCACGCTATATCAGGCCCAGCAGCGAGGCAGTTCCTCAACCACTCAAGAAATGCGGGTTTGTGCATGGTTCGATATCGCATTATGGAAAGGGGCTCAATTGCGCCAGCGCATGGCATTTGCCCTGAGCCAAATCCTAGTGGTGGGAGATCGAGATGCCCAATTGGCCCCTTACCCGACCGAGATGGCTCACTACTACGATATCCTTACCCAATATGCATTCAGTGACTATAAAACCCTGCTGTATCATGTTACCCGCTCACCTATTATGGGTCACTACCTCACCATGGTCGGCAACCTTCCGAAAAGTCGCACCGGGGTTAATCCAGACCAAAACTATGCTCGTGAAATCATGCAGCTGTTTACCATCGGTTTAGAGCAACTCAACCTGAATGGCACACCAAGGCTTGGCGATGATAATCAACCGATTCCCACCTATGACGACAGTGATATTGAAAACATGGCACGCGTATTCACTGGTTGGTTCATGGATGGCAGTAGCATGGAAAAGCCCATGGTTGCCTATGATGATTCCCATGATATGGAAGCAAAAAAAATTCTCGGCGCAGAATTTCCGGCCGGTGTCGGGGCGGAAGCCGAACTGGATCAGGTTCTCGACCTCTTGGTCAACCACCCTAATACCGCACCATTTATCAGTACCCTGCTAATTAAACGATTCGTCACATCCAACCCAAGGCCTGAGTATGTTGAAAGAGTTGCCTCTGTCTTTCGTAACACCGGCGGTAACCTAGGTGAGGTAATTACCGCCATTTTGACCGATGCTGAGGTGCTGAAAGAAAACGATCTACATGTCGCCAAGATGCGCGAACCTATTCTTGCCATGACTTACTTCTATCGTGCTTTAGATGCCAAACCAGGAAGTGGCGGCGTAATTGCGTTCGACGCAATGCTTTACCAAGAAACATTCAATCAGTACCCGCTAGGATCCCCCTCGGTGTTCAATTTCTACTCACCCGATCACCTTCCCAGTGGTGCGCTTGAAGCTAACAACCTGACTTCTCCTGAGTTGGAAATCATTGACTGGAACCAAGTGATCAAACTAAGCAACATTGCCTGGAAAGTTGTTCATGATAATGGTTATAAAACCAGCTCCAACAGTAAACAGGAGCTCTATCCGGTTGTCAGTGACTTTACGTCAGTAAGTAGTGACTATACATCTCTCTCGGATCTCATCGCCAAGCGCTTCTTGCACGGTGACATATCCGCAGATCTCGCCCCTAGATTAGAGGGCCTGTGGAACGCAAAGAGCAGTAATAACAAGCCTTATGCAGTCGCAGCTATGCTGTACTTCGCCTTTATTTCTCCCAGCTTCATGGTTCAGGAGTAA